The following nucleotide sequence is from Paenibacillus odorifer.
GAGCTATCGTCCAAACAAAGGAACAAAGCCAGCCACATTTGCTGCTCGTTGTATTGAAAATGAAATCCTGATGCACCTGCGTTCGCTCAAGAAAACACGTAAAGACGTATCCCTGCATGATCCAATTGGGACGGACAAAGAAGGTAATGAAATTACACTTATCGATATCCTTGGCTCCGAAGCTGATGATGTCATTAAAGAAGTGGATTTGAAGATCGAGAAGAGTAAGATATATCGCAACCTAGATATTCTGGATGACCGGGAGAAAGAAGTTGTGGTGGGTAGGTTTGGGCTGGATACAGGTGGAGAAGAGAGGACACAGAGGGAGATTGCTAAGGAGTTGGGGATCTCGCGGAGTTATGTTTCGAGGATAGAGAAGAGGGCGCTCATGAAGCTTTATCATGAGTTTTATAAGGCGAAGCGGTAGGGTCTTCTAAGTTATGAAAAAATAGAATTCGATAGACAGTAGAGATTTGAAAAGCGACTTTTCTACGGAGAAGTTGTTTTTTTATCGTTAACATGATAGGGAATTTTTCCCTTTGCACTATGGATCATCCCATTGATTAGGAGAGGTTTGATGTTGTGTAGGTAGTCTGCGCAATCTCTACTGTGTCATCATACTGCTACTCCCCCTATTCCACTCTCTATCAATGGTGGAGTGATTTTTGTCTAGTTACTTGCCAATCTGTGATTGGTCCATCCCAAGCGAAGTGAATGACTGCGTTCGGTTTTGTTAAGGTGTGTGTAACTCATGGTTTCATTCTCCCACGCAATGGATGTGGTGGTAACTCCATTATACGAATCTTCCCTAGGTGTTTTTGTCTGTCGCACTTCATAATAATTCATGGTATATTATTCCTGTTAATATTTATGGTGATTGCATAGGAATATCCTATCTAGCTTAAAAGGGGAATGTTGGTGAAATTCCCACGCGGTCCCGCCACTGTGAACGCACATTAAAATTCCATCATTAACTGCTTAATGTTAATGGTGGGTTTTTTAATGAACTGCGAAGCCAGAATGCCTGCCATAAATATACCCAACGAATCCCACGAGGATGGGAAGGAGGTTTTTTTATGTCTATATTCAATAGTGAAACTCTTTTATAGAATTACTTTAATAAAGTACTTGTTACATTGGAAATAATGTTGTTAATAAATTATTAATGGTAAAGGTTCATTTGGAATGAAGTAATTATTAGTTAGTTTCATGTTGTCGATGTATAGATTTCGGACAAAAACAAAAAAAAGTTACGGTTTGATTAAATGAAAGTATCTTTCAATATCTAAGAATTTGTTGATTTTTTTATGAGCTGTTTGGTTTTACACGATCATTTGTATTGTCTGTTTAGTTATTTTGCTGGATCCGAAGTTTATTATCCCAGTCATCCTATCTAGTATCGTAGATAACAACTAATTAACTGGAACTATTTATTAAATGGGAGAGAAAAATAAATATGAAGAAATATTATTCGTTATTAATTATCTTATTTCTTTTAGTTATATCGATTAGTCAGTTATCTTTAGTGAGTGCGGATGGTGTAAATCAACAAAAGGAGTTAATTGCACCTGAGACACAAATAATAAGCATATTGGAGGATTCCTCGTTAAAGGTGAATTTAAAAAACATTATTAGAGAAGGGAATTTTTTTCATTTAATTAGATTAGTAGATTTTGATAGTAATAAGGTGATAAATATAAAGAAATCAATTGAGAGGGATCAACTGATAATTAGTCCACAAATTGAATTGAAAGATGGTCATGATTATACATTACATATTCCTCCTTACTCACTTGAGGATATAAATGGAGAAAAATTAAATGATAGCTACTTCCTGAAGTTTCAAATTGTTAGCAATGAGAGCGCTAAAAAAAAATTATTAATAGAATCTATATCTCAAAATAATAACTCCAAAATCATGTCTTTAAATGAAAGCGCAAAGAGTTTACCCTCTACTTTAACTCGGGGTGTTTTAGAACATGGGGAAATATATGCTGGTATAGATAAAAGTGGTTTTATAGAAAAAAATGGGAATCTATGGTTATGGGGAAGTAATGAAATGGGACAGTTGGGGGACTTTATTACTCCATATAGCAATAAACCAGTTCAGTTGGCTGGAACCGATGTGGTGTCGATGAATAAAGGATTTACTGGTGGAACTTTTAGTTCATATGCTTTGAAAACTGACGGTACAGTGACGGCTTTCGGATTCAATTATTATGGTTTTTTGGGTTTGGGACCTGCTGGAGATCAGACTGATTTTGTTGTCTCTCCAACTCCAATTTCTGGATTATCAAATGTAAATAATATCAGTAGTAGATTTTACCATACCCTCGCTGTTAAATCTAACAGAACAGTGTGGGGATGGGGAGATAATCAACGAGGGCAAGTGGGAGTCGATAGATTAGAACTTATTACAACTCCGGAACAAATTAAAGGTGTTAACGGGGTTGGGAATCTTATGGATATTATTGCTGTTGATGTTGGTGAAATACATTCTATAGCACTTTCGTCAACTGGAACTGTTTATGTTTGGGGAGGCAATAATCATGGTCAGTTAGCAAATGGATCTCTTAATGATGAGAGTTTCCCTAGTAAAGTGCAAATGGGCTCCAGTAATGCTTCTTTGTTAACAGGAGTTAAAGCTATTAGTGCTGGGGACAATTTCAATTTGGTTTTAAAAGAAGATGGAACAGTATGGGGCTGGGGGCAAAATGATAAAGGGCAGCTTGGAGACGGTACTACAGTAGAACGGCGCTATCCAGTCCAAGTCAAGGGCCCAAACGGAGTTGGTTTATTAAATAATGTAATTGCTATTAGCGGTGGAAGTAATTATTCATTAGCACTAAAGTCAGATGGAACAGTATGGAGTTGGGGAGAGAATAGCATGGGCCAACTTGGAGATGGCACAACTTTAGGAAAACTTACTCCTACTCAAGTAAAAGCGATAGGCGGTAAGAGTTTTCTGAATGATGTAATAAAAATAGATGCTGGAAATTCGCATAGTATAGCACTTACTAGCTCTTCATTTATTACGTGGGGGAATAATACAGAGGGTCAATTAGGGAATGACTCATTAATTTCTTATTCAAATATTCCAGTAACAGTTCTACAACCTTCTATTAGGCAGGATTACGAATATATTTATGATTCCGCTAATAGGTTAACAGCTATTATCATTCATAAAGGGAATATCAGCTACCGCCGTGACTTTGTATACGATAGTAATGGTAATTTACTATCTGCAATTACAAAGGAAATAAAGTAGCTGTATAATAGCGTTTCAAAATAATTAGTTTGAAAAGAAAAAATAGAATGTTTTTCGTGATGAGTAATCAAAATGATTTGTGGGGAACTAAATATTCTTTGTTACTCAATCGATGGTCCTCTCAATTTATAATAATAACACTGTTTTTGGAGCGTAGTGTTTTTTTAGGATATGTAAATTTTATTCCGACTACCTCTCCAGAATAACCTTATGCCAACTATATTATGGTGGATATAAGTAGCAAATCATAACCACAAACCCTATATGTCTAAAACTTGACATTCAATATACATAAGATGGAAAAGGAGTCTGATAAAGAGGAGTAAAGATTATTCGTCAAAATCGTATATGTTTAGTATCTTGGTGCTTTTCGTAAGACGTCTATCTAAAGGGCGGTTTTGATAGCACCCAACAGGGGACCTTTCCAACATGGACGATAGTAATGGTCAAGACGATTTAGAGGATTCATGGATTATGGGGGAACGTTTAAGTCCTACAAGTTGGCGAATTCGAATTCCTTTCTTTAAACATAACAACGAAACAGGAATGTATATTACCCATATTTATTCCTTTGATGCTTCTATGAACAAAATGATGATTGGTGAAATTTTAGTAGAAGTAAAGAAGTGAGTGAAATTAAAAGAGGAGATGCAAAATTCATATTAATGCACCTCAGAGATAGGAAGGTACATTGAAGAACAAATGAATCAAATAGGGAATGAACTATTATTTTTACAGATAAATAGTGGGGGATTTTTTCATAGGATGATATAGAATATAGCTCAATTGTGAGGTAACCAAATAAATTCCTGGGGGAAACTAAGTTGAGAAAAATAAAGCTAGTGAGAAAAATATTAATGGTCATCATGTGTTTATCTTTGATCATTCCAAATATTTTGGAAGGAACTGCGAAAGCGAGTACAACCGTTAAAAGTACTTCTGATCAAACTTACATAAACAAAGCACAAGATTTACCTGCTCCATCACCTGCACCGTCAGATTTTTTGGATTTTTCAACGGATTCGGGACCACAGCCTACACCTACGACTCGTCCAGAGAATTCTGCGAGTGAATTATTCAAAGAAGAAGGTTGGCAGGACTCCATTCCTCCATTGCCGGATGAGAAGGCTACTGTGGAGGTAGCCACCTATGATCCGAAATTGTCTGAGGCTATTGTATCAATTAAAGTTAAAACGCTTGAGAAGCAAGGATTACTCAATCATTCGGTCTCTTCAGGTGGAACGGCTACAAATCAAAGAGTAGCATCACAAGATTTAATCGAATCTGAAATCGAAAAGCTGTTTTTGGCCGGAGCTTCCATTGAAGATGTCTATTGGATTAATTATCTGATGCAGGATTCACCGAATCAAACCTTACTTGAGCTATTAAAGTGGAAGCAAGAAGGAAAGCTAAGCTGGGAAGACATACAAGGGGAATTAGAAAATCAAGCTATCCAGAAGAAGAACCCATCTTCGGTTCAAAATTCTACCTACCAGGATGATCCGATCTTTCAACAATTTCCGAGCTTAACCTCGCTAGTGTATGGAGAGGACCTTTTTTCTCCAGATAAATTGAAAATCGCGGCTTTAACGGTGACTGCTTTTGATATGAGGGTCGCTGGCATATTTGACGGACTAGTTGTTCGAGCTCAGCTTAATCAAACCAACAAACCCCAATTTGGAGATCGTAATACTACTGATGAAGTGATCGATCCTGTTTCCGGTTCATTGACATGGAAAGAGAATCAAATCCATTTACCCGGTCGAGATGGTCTGGATTTGGATATTGGGATTATGTACAGTTCCAATCAAGGACATTCTTTTGAAAGAGCATATAGTTCTTCAGGTAATTATACGTACACAGAAAGATATGATCATTTTTTGGAGATGAATAGTTTAGGGGTAGGTTGGTCGTTTCAATTTCCTTCAATCGAAAAAAATGGCGACTATCGTTATTATCATGACGGAAAAGGTGGGGTGTATACCGTAGCCCGTTATCCAGAAAATGGTGATGAATTTACAAAATACACAAAGTTCCTAAATTACAAGCAAAAAAACATGCGATTTGTTTATAACAATGAGAACCATGAATTTAATAACGGAGAGGAAAATTCCTGGTACTACGTTGAATTCGAGGATAAGAGAAAAGAGTACTTTTCTGCCAATGGAGCACTTATCGGGATTGTAGACCGTTTTGGAAATACAATTAACTTTAAGCATCGCTCTATAGATATTGATGGTATACGATCTGTTCTTATCAGTTCAATTACAGATACAGTGGGTCGTGAGGTTACTTTTGAATATGAGGATAACCTTAATACTCAAGAGATATTTAACGGTGAAAATGTGACGATTCGAGTTAAGCAAAATGGAACCGAGGTCCAAAAGGTCATCTTGACTAAAGGCAGAAAACTTGTGCCAGTGAATGAAATTGAAGTCTATTTGCCTGTACTATGGTCGGTTACAGATCAGAATGGGGACAAGACCTACTTCGACTATGAGGAAGGAATTGCATATTATCAAACAGGGAGTGATTATTCGGGTGCAAGAAATCAAAACTATCATACCTTGCTAAAAGAAGTCATATATCCTAATTCAAACACAGAGTATACGTATGAACGGGTTTCCAGAAATATAGGTGAAGATCAAACCCTTCATCAATTTCGACTCTTATCAAGGGTAGATAAAACAGGTCCGAAAAATTATAATTGGCTTCAGTATACGTATACAGGTGACTATACGGGATATCCGACCTATTATCCGCCATATCTACAGCAAAATAATCGCTATAGCAGCACGTTTACCGTAAAAAGCGATACGGCAGCCAACAACTCCATAATCACCCGAAATTATGATGGTAAAGGAAAGTTGCTATCTACGGACACTCAAGCAGCTAATGGGGAGCGCAAGATCGTTACGAATACAGCATTTGATGGACTCTTCGAGCTATTCCCGACGAGAACTACAATTTCAGAATATGGTGTCGGGGACAGCGAGGCAAGTGCTAATCATTTGTATACAGAAACAACATATTCAGATTGGGGACTGGTCAGTACCCAAACCCAACCATTAACGGCGGAGCAACATAACAATTCAAATCTAAAACAACACTATACGACAACGATAAGCTATGAACCGAAATATCATTTAGTGGAGTCTAAATCTTGGTACCAGAATGAATCTGATCCGGCCCCATTAATTGAACGATACACCTACACTGACAAGGGAAGGCTATCGACAGTAACGAATGCGTCGGGGGAACAAACCACATATAGTTATGGTAACCGAGATACCTTGGGTGGAATCTCTCAAATGACGGCTGAAAAGACAGCCAAGGGTCAATTGGTAGCTAAAAGTGTAACCATATACGGACCTGAGAGCCGTTACGCCTACCCGACAGAACAACAACAGTGGTTCAACATCGGGAAGTCTGACCAGAAAATCGTGAAGACGAAGATGAGTTACGAGATGGGAACGGGTTTGCTGAAAAGTCAAAGTGACGGCAACGATCAGACTACGGTCTATGAATATGATGCAGCAGGTCGTCTAAAAAAAGAAACACATCCGATTCGAACCAATAGCAATGGAGAAACCTTCAGAGAGGTTATCGATTACAATTATTATCATCAAACCTCCAGTAACTTTGATTCGGTGAATGCAGGGACCTATGTTCTGAAGGTCGATACGATTAAAACCGTCACTCAATTATCCACTAACAGTAGTATGAGAACGTATGCGAATACGTTATATAATGGAATGGGCCTAGCGTTGTTAGAAGAACATTATGACGATAACGTGAGTCAATGGGTCTTCACCCAGTACCACTACGATGATCAAGGACAAGCGATCTATCAAAAGGATGCGTTAGGCAATGAGATTACGGCTAGTTACGATGCATGGGGAAGGCAGAATCGTGCCACAGATGCCAATAACAATATATATGTAACGGATCATAACCTTAAGCAGCGCAAGACAGAAAGTTACATGATTGCTGCTGACACTCAAGAACGATTGAATTATCTGGAAACTATCTATGATCCATGGGGCCAGCCAGTTACCATGAAAACCTATAAAGACTGGCCGAGTCAATCGCAGCCCCTCACAGAAAGTTATCGGTACGACATCAGTGGTAACGTGATCGGTTATACGGACCCTGCGAATCATCTGAACGATGCTGGGATCACAACATCGTATAGCTATGATGCTCTAAATCGTCTAACCTCCGTCTACGATGCGTTAAACCAGCGCACACGCTATACGTACGATGGAATTGGTCAGCTTGCGAAAGTTACGGTGCAAGCTAAAGGTGGAACAGAGCAAATACTGAATACCAAGTACTATAACGAAGTTGGGTTATTGACGAGCAAGCTAGACGGGGCTTCTCAAAGTGAAAGCTTATCCTATAATGCATTAGGGCAATTAACTAGCAAAACCGATCGTAATGGCAGTCTGTTTGGATACAGCTATGACGAAATTGGCGCGCTCAAGTCAAGCACAGTCAGCGGGATGATCAATAACGTATCGCAGACACAGAAAACCGAAGTGATCTATAACGACGGTTCGCCCTCTAATCAGACCACTAAAAACTTTCTGAACGGAACGATTCAGGCGATGCAGCGAAATACTGTAAACAGTTTGAATCAAGTGCGAAGCACGAACACGGTTGCGTATTCCGCTGGAGCGGTTGCACATTCCGCGTACATCTTTAATCAGCGGGATGCACTAGGCCGAATTACGCAATTGAATGATTATTATTTAAACTTTTACGTGAATTATCAATTCAATAAGTTGAGACTGGACAAAGTACAGACGAATGGCAGCGCTACGGTGAGTAGTGCAGCCACGGCCAATGTACAATATAACTACACTGGGGTTAACCTGGTGAAGTCGATTAGTTATCCGACGCTGACAGACGGAAGCACACTTATGACTGTATACACCTATAACAAAGCCCTAAACTGGGTGGAGAGCGTAACGAACCAAAAGGGAGGCCGTGTGCTCTCCAAATATGTGTATGGGTATGACAACAACGGAAATATTACCTCGGTTACGGAAACGAAAAACAACAATGTGACACAAGATACACAAACGACAACCTATGAGTACGATGCTTTGAATCGCTTAATTTCAACGGTGCGTCCGGGAGGAAGCAGAGACGCATATACCTATGATGTACGTGGCAATCGCTTGACCATGGAACAAAGTGTGAGTAGCCCAGCAGAGTTTCAGGATACAAGTTATAGCTACGATTTGTGGAACACGCTGACCTCTGTAACCAAGAATGGAAGCACGACGAGCTTCCAGTATTATGCCGACGGCCTGCGCTATCTAAAGAGTACCGGCAGCAGCCACACCCAAGTAAACTATGATAATAACGCTCAGGTTTTGACTGAAGAAAAACTGAGTGGCAACAGCATAGTCCAACAATCCACGTTTGTACGCGGGGACCGGGTACTGGTGAAAAAGGACAAAACGGCAAGTAAAGATTACTATTACCTATACAATGGTCATGGTGATGTGGTACAGATTGTGGATACTAGCGGAAAAACAGTAAATGAGTATAGCTATGATGAATGGGGCAACATCACTAGTCAGACAGAAGGAATCTCTAACTCCTTTAAATACGCAGGTGAAGTGTATGATGCTGAAACGGGATTATACTATCTTCGGGCACGGTATTACGATCCGAGTATGGGGCGTTTTTTAAATGAGGATACGTATGAGGGGCAGATTGATAATCCGCTGAGCCAGAATATTTATACTTATGTTCATAATAATCCGTTGATTTATACAGATCCCACTGGACATTATACGTTTAAAGATGACCCAAGCCAGCCAGTAGTAGTTCAGGGTTACGTAGTTAGCACAGACATGCATGCAAGTGACAAACTAGTTGAGTTTCTGAAAACATATGAAACATTTTCTGGGCAATGGTATTACGCAACCAAGGAAGAAAAAGAGAGAAATATAAAGACGATAGGTTATGGGCATGTAATTCAACCTGGAGAGGAAAAATTACTTAAAGGAATTAAAGAAGAGCAAGCACTATCCTTATTGAAGTCGGATATTCAGAACAAAGCTGAGAATTATATAAATGACTGGGCAGACCGTAATGGTATAGTTTTTACACAGCAACAGTTTGATGCTCTTGTTAGTTGGAAATTTAACGGAGGTGATTTTTTAAATCGTGATCCAGGAAAAATGCTGAAAGAAGGGAATTTTTCATCTTCTGAATTTCAAAATGAATTTAAAAATGAAATGCTTTTATGGGTGAAGGGCAGTGGAAAGAAGCTGCCAGGATTATATATGCGTAGATATGACGAATGGGAAATTTTTGTGAATGGGGATTATACTAGAAATTATAACAGAGTGCTCCCCAAGGGTTTTTAAACTAAATTAAGTGGTGATAAAATGAGATATTCAACAATGGTTGTTATTTTAATTTTAAATGTGCTTTTGATTACAGCATGCGGAACAGAAAATGGGGATATTACACAGACGGTAACTCCAGCTCCAGTTCCAGCTACAGAAATAACTAATACTTCTGTAGTTCCTGTTGATTCAAACTCTGAACTAATGGAAACGTTGATAGGAGAATGGAAGATTGACAGTATTTATGCATATGGAGTTGGCGGTTCGAAGAATGATGAACAAGATATTAAAAGGTTAATTGGAACGAAAATTATATTTACTTCAGATTCTATTAAATTTGGTAATGAAGCTGAAGAAAAGCCTATTTTCTACAGAGTGAGCAAAAGTTCTGATGAATGCTTTTTATCTGATATTGATTGGATAAAAGAAAGCACTATGGATACAGATTTAAACCCTCAAACCCTAAAAGAAATAAGCCTATATGAAGATGAAAAATATGAGGACTTTTATTATGGCAATGGAAATATTACTTATTACACTGATAAGGGAGAGCTTATTTTAGACCAAGATGGAGACTTTTTTTTATTAGTCAAAATAAGGAATTGAATATGTATTGAATTAATAAAGTTAGAACCACATGTGAGTTACATACTCCATGTGGTTTCTTTTTAACATTTTGAGTTAGCCCACCCAGTGCCGAATGGACTGAATCGGTTCATTCTAATAAACATCACTGTCGTATTCCCACGATAACTATTTCTCCGATTTAAGTGTACGCACATGAAAAACTCTAAAATTATCCCCATTAACAAAATCCCTATGATCAGCTTATGTGCATAACCCCCAGTTACCACCACAATAACCAGAAAATAGTTACCTTCGTTTCCGTGCGGATTTTCAGGAATAAACAGGACCAGCACTGCTTTATCGTTTTTCGGGTTATTTCAATCTAATTTATAAATATTTATGAAAAATCCAAAATAAATCGCAACCATCTGGGGGGATAGAGAGATTATTAGGGTAGAGAATAACTGGTAACGTGCCAGTTCACATATACAGGCAAGAAGACGTCAATAAGGCTGGCCGTCTTGCCCTCTAATATAGTCCGAAATTCGTTAAATAATTTCGGTCGGGGGGTTTTTATGAAAGAAGTCAAACTATCCATAGACCGTATCGTCGTGGATTTTACAGATGTGTTTTGGGAGTTCTTTAATCCATTTCAACAACGGATAAGAGAATGCTTTCGTAGTCCAATTTGTGCGAGGGAGAAAGGGTTTAAATATCATTTGCATATAAGGAATGATAGCCATTATTTGCACATTTCCTATCAGCTATGCTTTGTGAAGAAGTCAAGGAAAAATACCATGCGAATTGAATGTCATCCAGAGAGCTTGGTTCATTTCAGCTCCTTGCTCTCGCAAATCGCTGATCATGCCAAAGAAATTCTATTTGTCCGTTGTGATGTTGCCTTCGATATCCCCATCCATATTTCGAAATTGCTTACCCTATCGCTAACAGGGAGAAATATGCATAGCTGGATGGGAACTCGCTACTCCAATAAACGACATCAACGACAAGTGGCTGGTTATTGTCGAGTATATAACAAGAAAAATCAGCTCTTACAGCGATTTGGTAAGGCAATTAAAGGAGAACTAACGAGGTTTGAGATCGTGTATGCACCTAACGAAAAAATACCACTGAATGTTCTGGTCCAATTCCCACCGGAGTTCAATAGACTTTACTTTTGTGCCGAACTGACCACCACTGAACAGTTCAAGCCTAAGGAGATGGAGCGTATTCAAGGATTAATGTCGGGTGAACTGGAGCAAAAGCAAGTTACAGGATATTATCGGAGGTCTTTTGTTAAGAAGTTACAAGCGTGTCCAACATTAGACTTCGACCAAGAGGCGTGCAAACAGTGGAAGGATGCGATAACAATTCCTTGTGCAGTTTTGGGTGGTGTTATCAGTCATGTAGCCTAGCAGCAGATTCTTCTTCAATCACAATTAAATCATGGAGCTGAATATCAAGAGCTTTGCAAATGATATCGAAGGTACTTAGATGTACCCTGTCCACTCCGCTAGAGCATAAATGGCTGATAGTGTTCGGTCTAAGTCCAGTTAGCCTGGATAACTCTCTTTGAGACATATTGCGTTCAGCAAGAATGTCTTTAAGCTTTACAATGACTGGCATGACACATTTCCTTTCCGAACAAAGGTACTTTCAATCATTATACGGGAGTTTAATTCGTAAATAAAGTGATTGAATGTATCTACTAAGCGATATATAATATAATTGTATCTACTAAGCGTTACAATAATCTGAATTATCGTAACGGACGGGGAGGAAACGGTATGAATGTCATCGGTTATGTAAGAGTTTCGACAAGTGGACAAGCCAAGGAGGGTTACAGTCTAGCCTACCAACAAGCTGAAATCTGCTCGTATTGTCAAGAGCAAGGCTGGGACTTGAAACACATCTTTACGGATGAAGGCATCAGTGGGGCGAAGGTAGACGAGGATGCTCTTGAAGTGGACAGAATTGGCTTTCAGAACCTGCTGTCAGCCCTATCCACCCGAACCTATGACGCAGTTGTTGTGCTCAATACAAGCCGTTTATGGCGGTCTGACATCGTGAAGGTGTTGGTTCATCGAGAGTTCAAGAGGTACGGTATAGATGTAAAAAGCATTGAACAACCGACCTACAGCATTCATAAGAAAGACCCAAGTGATTTCTTGATTAATGGACTTATGGAATTGCTTGACCAGTATCAGAGGTTGGAAATTGCTTTGAAGCTTGGCAGAGGGCGTAATCAGAAAGCGGAGCAAGGTGGTTATGCCGGAGGTCGGGCGGCATTTGGTTACAATGCCAAAAAAGGACAGAAGTCCATTGTAGTTAATGAAACACAGGCAAGAATCGTTCGTCGGCTCTTTGACATAAGGGAACAGAACCCTGCATGGACGTTATCTGAACTAGCATCACAGTTAAATCAAGAAGGTTTTACCACGCAACAAGGAAAGTTATTCACAAAAGTACAAGTGAAGCGGATTTTAGACCGTAGGGACTTTTACCAAGGTACTTATCGTTATGGGCAGATCGAAGCAGACGGTAAACATCAAGCGATCCTACGGTCTGGAGGAATGTGCTTGTGACGATATTACAAGATAAGTATGAATCGCTGGTTGAGCAAGAAGATCAGCTTCTAACAAGTCTCCGAACCACTGCCGCTTATGAAAATGCCATTTTTCAAATTACACATGAACAAGCTGCGGAGATTCACTTGCCGACAGCGGAGAAAATTATAGATAAGATTCACGAGTACACAGAAGAACTGCGGCTAGACCTACTTTATGTACGTCTGGAGAAGTCACATGTTGCTGGGATGTTAAAACTTACAGCTTTATAAGCATTATCGAAAACAAGAGATTGCTAACGTATCTTTGCGGCACCGACCGCTCGAACTGAGGATGCAAACTTGTTTATCCATGATGTTTTCGCCACTCGTTTGAGTGGTTACTAATGGGCTGGATACATACAGATCAAGCGATAAGGACAGCAAAGATTCTTGAATGTAACGAATCGAATCCATTAGTAACAATTCAAATACAGGGGGAGCAAAAAGTATGATTGAACAGCAGAATCTAATCGATGTAGGAGTTGACCTGCATAAACAGCATCATACAGCCGTCATTATTGACTGTTGGAGCAAGAAGCTAGGGGAACTAAAATTCGATAACAAGCCGTCTGCCTTTCCCTTGCTGCTTAAAGAATTGAAGAAGTACATCAAGAAGGGCTTGTCAGTAGTCTATGGACTGGAAGATGTCGGTGGCTACGGCAGAGGACTCGCTGTCTATCTTAAGGACAATCGTTGCTGGGTGAAGGAAGTGAATGCAAAGCTCGCTAACGCCAGAAGAAAGAGCCATGTGACCGTTCAGAAGTCGGATAG
It contains:
- a CDS encoding RCC1 domain-containing protein is translated as MKKYYSLLIILFLLVISISQLSLVSADGVNQQKELIAPETQIISILEDSSLKVNLKNIIREGNFFHLIRLVDFDSNKVINIKKSIERDQLIISPQIELKDGHDYTLHIPPYSLEDINGEKLNDSYFLKFQIVSNESAKKKLLIESISQNNNSKIMSLNESAKSLPSTLTRGVLEHGEIYAGIDKSGFIEKNGNLWLWGSNEMGQLGDFITPYSNKPVQLAGTDVVSMNKGFTGGTFSSYALKTDGTVTAFGFNYYGFLGLGPAGDQTDFVVSPTPISGLSNVNNISSRFYHTLAVKSNRTVWGWGDNQRGQVGVDRLELITTPEQIKGVNGVGNLMDIIAVDVGEIHSIALSSTGTVYVWGGNNHGQLANGSLNDESFPSKVQMGSSNASLLTGVKAISAGDNFNLVLKEDGTVWGWGQNDKGQLGDGTTVERRYPVQVKGPNGVGLLNNVIAISGGSNYSLALKSDGTVWSWGENSMGQLGDGTTLGKLTPTQVKAIGGKSFLNDVIKIDAGNSHSIALTSSSFITWGNNTEGQLGNDSLISYSNIPVTVLQPSIRQDYEYIYDSANRLTAIIIHKGNISYRRDFVYDSNGNLLSAITKEIK
- the sigK gene encoding RNA polymerase sporulation sigma factor SigK, encoding MTSLRVHNLKKFDNTGEDMEDLISIGTIGLIKAIESYRPNKGTKPATFAARCIENEILMHLRSLKKTRKDVSLHDPIGTDKEGNEITLIDILGSEADDVIKEVDLKIEKSKIYRNLDILDDREKEVVVGRFGLDTGGEERTQREIAKELGISRSYVSRIEKRALMKLYHEFYKAKR
- a CDS encoding GBS Bsp-like repeat-containing protein, which gives rise to MDDSNGQDDLEDSWIMGERLSPTSWRIRIPFFKHNNETGMYITHIYSFDASMNKMMIGEILVEVKK